The stretch of DNA AGACAAGACGATGGCTGCCCGCAGTACCACTCGGAAGAAGGAGCCCTGTACGTATTGGAGCTTGGCGGGGGTCGCGCGGCTGCCCTGCAGCTTCAACGCGGCATGAAACTGAGCTTCAAGCAGCCCTGACCATCCTTCAGCCTCATTACTGCGCCTTCCGCGCACCCCAGAAAAAATTCTGAATACGCTCAATAAGAGAACGCGTGTGCGTGACGGCCGAAAGAGCTGCGGCGTCACGAGACAGCTGCGCCTTCGCCGCGGCGGTTGCCGCCTGTCGACGAGCAACCACCTCGCCGATTCGCTCGATCAATCGCCGATCTTCCTGAACGACCTGCAGCAAGGCCTGCTTCCCCACAGCAATGACCAACAACTCGGTCGCGGCCAACACCGTGGCCGAACGCGGCTCACCGGTCAATAGCGACATTTCTCCGAAAAACTTCCCGGCTTCGAGTGTGGTCACCGTGGAACTGAGCCCCCCCTCCTCCAACCGGACAGTGGCTTTCCCGGAAACAATGACATAGAGCACCTCGCCCGGCTCCCCCTGACGAACCACTCGCTCTCCGGGCAAATAAGACTCCCATCGCGCTTCCTGGGCCAACATCCCAAGTTGCTTCGTGTCGAGCGTGCCTAAAAAGTCGACCACCGCGAGTTGTGCAACAATGCGCTCGACCGTATGGCTATTCGCCAGAGCCTCTGTGTCGGCCGTCTGACGCACAACCCGCTGCGGGAATGGAATTTCGATGCCCTTCCGCGCAAACGCATGCCAGATGTAGGTGCGCAGAGTGCTTTCAATGACATCTCGTTGGGCGAAATCACCGATCGGGAACTTGATTCGATACTGGATCGCCGATTCGTTAAACGCGACAACCAGCGCGGTCGCCTTCGGATCCGGCAACACGCCGTCCACCGCCGCAGCAGTTTCGAGCAGCGTCGCACAAACCTGCTCAGGCGGGGTTCGATAGGCGGCATCGACATAGACGTTACAGAAATGCGTCGTGGTTGGCCTGGTAAAATTCGTCACACCGCCTTGAATCACCAAATCGTTCGCCAGGGTCACACAGTCCCGCTCTCGCGTGAGGAGCGTGACGTGCTCCATGCCAATGTGCGTCACGATGCCCTCCCGATCGAGCACCGTAATCCAGTCTCCCACTTTGACAATCTTTCCCAACTCGATACCGGCGAAAAATCTGGTCACGGTATCTTTCAACGCCACACCCACCATCGCCGCTGCGACCGTGGGCAATGCCACCAGGGCTACGAGGTTGATCCCCATCACCAACCAGAGAATCATTACTCCGGCGGCCACCACCTCTGCGCCGATCAACATCTGCCGGACGATATCGGGAATGTACCGCTGTCCGCGTTCGATCAACCATTCGCCGATGATCAGGACATCGAGCACCGTGAAAAGAAAAAACGATGAGCCGAGCCAGGCCGCGACATCAAGCCCTGCCTGGACGAGATGCGGGATGTGATGCAGCCACTCACTGTGGGCCACCAGCGATGCAGTGACAAACAACCACGCCACGCCACCGGCGTAGAACGGAAGACGCGGCGCGGATTGACCGCGTCTGGCAAAGAGGGAGATCAGGCCAAGCAGGATCGCGGCCACGATGGCAAACATCGCGGTGGCGGCGCCGACGAGAATCCCGAGACTCATGCGGAGAGCACCTGGGGCGAGGAGGAGAACAAGCGACAACCTCTCAGGCTAGGAACGCTCTTGCCACGAACGCACACGTCGAACGGTGATGATACCCTCAACCCGCTCAATCGCCTTCAGTACCCGAGCCAGATGCGCCGTGTCCATGACTTCGATGATGAAGTCCAGCATCGCCTTCCGATCCTCGCGGGTCGTAATTTCAGCGCGACTGATATTCGCGTGGCATTCAGAGATGGCCGTCGAGACATGCGCCAACACTCCGGTCTTGTCCACGGCAATCACCGAGACTTTGACGGAATGCGTACTGGGAGTGGAATGGTCCCACTCGACTTCAACCAGACGATTCTTGTCGTAATCCAACGCCTCGAGATTGGGACAATCAACGGTATGAATCGTGAGCCCACGCCCCCTCGTGATATAGCCCAAAATACGATCTCCCGGCACAGGGTTGCAGCAGCGGGAGAGTTGCATCAACAAATCCCGCGCGCCTTTGACTTGCACCCCGACGTCACCGGTCCGTCCGATCGGTGGTTTCGGCGGCGCCGGCGTCTCGAGAGCAACCGCCGGACCGCCCGCCGCGACGGGCAGATCGATTTTACTCATCACCTGCGAGGTCGGCAGGTGGCCGAAGCCAACGGCGGCAGCCAACTCCTCCGGGGTCTCGTACCCCACCTGCTTGGCCACGACAAGGAGTTGTTCGGACCGCATCATCTGTGCCGGGGCCAAACCATGCCGGCGAAATTCGGCTTCCAGCAACCGTTTGCCGATCTCGATACTCCGGGTTTGCTCCTCGGCTTTGATCCAATGTTTGATCTTGGTTTTAGCCCGCGAGGTCCGGACAAACTTCAACCAGTCCCGATGAGGCGTTTGGTTCGCGGCGGTCAGAATCTCGACCATGTCCCCGCTCTCCATCATATGTTTGAGCGGGACAATCTTGCCGTTCACCTTGGCCCCCACACAATGGTCGCCGATTTCGGTGTGGACGGAATAGGCAAAATCAACCGGCGTAGAGCCTTTGGGCAATTCCTTCACCATGCCCTGCGGGGTAAAGACGTAGACCACATCGTGAAAGAGATCGAGCTTGACCGAATCCATAAATTGACGATTGTCGGGCAAGTCCTGGTTCCATTCCACGAACTGTCGCAACCAGCTGAAGACCTTGCCGTCCTTCTCGTCGATCCGTCCGTGCTCTTTATATTTCCAGTGGGCGGCGATGCCCTGCTCCGACACACGATGCATTTCCTCTGTACGGATCTGAAACTCGACATGTTCGCCCTTGGGACCAACGACGGTGGTATGCAACGACTGATACAGGTTGGATTTGGGAATGGCGATGTAATCCTTGAAGCGGCCCGGCAAGGGTCGCCACAGCGAATGGATGACGCCGAGCAGGGCATAACAGTTCATCTTGATGTCGGTAATGATGCGCAGCGCGGCAAGGTCGTACACTTCCTCAAACGAGATCGACTGTTTCTCCATCTTCTGGTAAATGCCGTACAGATGCTTAGGCCGCCCGGAGACTTCCCCTTGCAGTCCGGCCTCGGCCATGGCCTTCTTGACCAGATCGATGACCTCCACAATGTACTGCTGCCGGTCCTCATCCCGCTTCGCCACCCGCACACGCAGCAGTTCGTACACATCCGGCTTGAGATGTTTCAGGCAGAGATCTTCCAGTTCGTTCTTGATCCAGCCGATCCCCAGCCGATTGGCCAGCGGCGCATAAATCTCCAGCGTCTCCTGCGCAATCTGCTGCCGTTTCCCCTCGCTGAGATACTCCAGGGTCCGCATATTGTGGAGTCGATCCGCCAGCTTGATGAGGACGACACGGATATCGTCCGCCATCGACAACAGCATCTTGCGAAAATTCTCCGCCTGCTTTTCCTCGTAATTCCGAAACGTAATCTTGCCGATCTTCGTCACGCCGTCGACCAGATGCACGACGTCTTTGCCGAAGCGCTGTTCCAATTCCAACGGGGTGGCCAGCGTATCTTCCAACGTGTCATGGAGCAGGCCCGCGACAATGGCCGTCACATCCGTCTTCAGATGAGTCAGCAACCCGGCGACTGCCAGAGGATGGCGAAAGTACGGCTCCCCGGACCGACGCATCTGGCCTTCATGCGCCTTGGCCGAGAAGTCGTAGGCCCGGCGAACCAAATCGAGATCAGCCTCAATATTGTAGCTCTTCACGCGATCGAGCAACTGATCGAGTTCTGTCACTGTCTCGTGCGGCATGATTACGATACCTCACCGCTCATACGGAGCGCCTTGATACGCAACTGCACCCGATCGTATCCGTTCCAATGATTCCGTTCAGGGCTGAACGCCAGATCGACCGGTCGGCCGGACCTGAGTCCTAGCTCCTCATATGACCCCATGCGAAAGCCGATGCTATCGAAAATAAACGATCGCCCTTGCCGCACACGCAACTTCAAATGCTTCTCGCCCACGACGCGCGCATCTACCACATCCAGCCCACGTACCGCTAAGGTCGGCTCGGGATTACCGGCGCCAAAGGGGTGCAGCGATTCAAGCTCCTGGATCAGATCGAAATTGACATCCGTGAGTTTCACTTCGGCATCGACGTGCAGGGTCGGAACCCTGCGCGTACTACCGGCCCACTGGGCCGCCACGTCACAAAACCGCCGGCGAAACTCCTCCAATCGTGACGCCTTGAGAGTCAATCCGGCGGCACTCGGATGACCGCCATACGCCTCCAGCAGATCCTTACACTCCGACAATCCCTGATACAGATCGAACCCCTCCACCGTCCGGGCCGAGCCCTTGCCCACCCCTTGATCATCGATCGCAATCACGATGCTCGGACGATGGAATCGATCCACCAATCGAGCAGCGACAATGCCCACGACCCCCAAATGCCAGTCGCGCGAGCCCAGCACGATCGCTGCGGCCGACGCCTCATCCTTTAACGAGGCAGCCGCCTCCTCGGTGATGCCTTCTTCAACCTGCTGCCGCTGTCGATTCAACTGCTCCAACTGTTCGGCGATTCGCATGGCCTCCTGATCTGAATTCGTCGTCAGCAACTGGACACAGAGCATCGCGTGATCCAGCCGACCTGCGGCATTCAGCCGAGGGCCCAGACGAAAACCAATGGTCTCGCTGGTACAGTCCTTCGCAATGCCGGCCACTTGCTTGAGCGCACGAAGTCCACAGCGAGCCCCGCGCGTGATCTGCCTCAGACCTTCACGCACCAGGATTCGGTTCTCGTCCTGGAGCGGCACGATATCAGCCACCGTCGCCAGGGCCACCAAATCCAAGCAGGATTCAGGATCCACGTCGCCGGATCCATACCGCTGCTGGTACGCCGACACCACCTTATACGCCAACCCCGCGGAGCACAGCCCCTTGAAGGGATAAACGGCATCACGCCGATGCGGATTGAGCACGGCAAGCGCGGCCGGCATCGTGGCATCTGTTTGATGGTGATCCGTCACGATCACATCCATGCCGAGTTCTTTCGCGACCGCAATTTCATGATGTGATGTCGTGCCACAGTCCGAGGTGACAAGCAGCGTAACCCCCTTCTGCGCCAACCGGCGAACCGCCCCCTCGTTCAACCCGTACCCTTCACGAACTCGGTGAGGAATGTAGCCACAGGCATTTCCGCCGAGACCTTGATAGAACGACAAGTAGAGGCTTGTGGCCGACACCCCGTCCACATCGTAGTCGCCATAAAAACAGACCTGCTCCTCACGAGAGAGGGCCGCGTGCAGTCGCTCGACAGCCGGCTCGATATCGGGCAGCAAAAACGGATCGTGCAACCCACCCTGCACGCTGGACATCCAGCGAGTCGCTTCACCCGGAGTCGTCACCCCACGCGCGAGCAACACCGACGCCGTCACCGGCGAGATCGAAAGCTGCCGCGCAAGCGTATTCTGCAAGGCACTATCGAACGCTCGAAACACCCATAACTTTTCCTGCATGAAGCCTCTATCTTTGCCTGAAATAATCAGAAGTTACTAAGCAGCGAGGGAATGGTATCGAGTCATCGTTTCTTTGTCAAACGGGGTCCGTGAGACGAGAGCGACGCGCGACACCGTCAAGGTTCAGGTGAGCGACCAGCGCTTCGGGAGAAAAACGAGACGGACCGGGAGGGGGGCATAAAAAAGGGAGGGGACTATTCCCCTCCCTTTTGCACGTAGTTCTTCACGAATTCTTCGGCATTTTTTTCGAGTACGTCGTCGATTTCATCGACCAACTTGTCGATGTCCTCTTTCATCTTCTTCCCTGACTCGACGACCTTTGGATTCGGCTTGACCTCTTCCTTCTGATGGGACTCTTTCCTGGATTCCGGTCTCCTCTCCTGTTTCTCCATCGGAGCACCTCCAGTCAATCAGCACGTGCAGCACGTGTCACCAACCATCCACTCTTTCTCACCATACTCTAGGGTCGTCGAACGCGTCAAGCCAAGGAAGAGATCCAGTGCGGCCTCGCGCCCATGATGAAGCCGGCCGTATCAACGAGGCCTCTCCACGTACCTCTACCGCTATTTCACAATGAGCGAGACGATCAGCAACGCGACAATATTGATGACCTTAATCATCGGATTGATCGCCGGCCCAGCCGTGTCCTTATACGGGTCGCCGACCGTATCCCCGGTCACAGCCGCCTTGTGGGTATCAGTCCCCTTCAGTCCCTGTTCTTCGATATACTTCTTCGCGTTGTCCCACGCGCCACCACCGCTGGTCATGGAGATAGCCACAAAAAGCCCCGTGACGATGCTGCCGACCAAGACTCCACCCAGCGCCTGCGGGCCAAGGATCACCCCCACCAGGATCGGAGCCACCACGGGAATCAACCCTGGGATCATCATCTTCTGAATCGCAGCTTGCGTGACAATGTCCACGCAGGTCCCATACTCGGGTTTGCCCGTTCCCTCCATGATGCCTTTGATCGTCCTAAACTGACGCCGCACCTCTTCGACAACCAGCCCGGCCGCCTGGCCGACCGCTTTCATACACAATGCGCCGAAGATGAACGGCAACATCCCGCCAAGGAACAGCCCGACGAGCACCAACGGATTCGAGAGGTCAAAGGTACTGGCTTGAGTGCCTTTGGCCACTTCACGGGCGAATTCGGCAAACAGCACCACCGCCGCGAGCGCGGCCGAGCCAATCGCATACCCCTTGGTGACCGCCTTCGTCGTATTGCCGACCGCGTCGAGGGGATCCGTAATGTCACGCACCTCCTTGCCCAGATGTGCCATTTCGGCGATCCCGCCGGCATTGTCCGTGATCGGGCCGAACGCATCGATCGCCACCACGATCCCTGCCATCGAGAGCATCGACACCGCCGCCACCGCGACGCCATACAACCCTCCTGAGTCCGCCCCGCCGCAGATCCAGTAGCTACCCAGAATCGCCGCGCCGATCACGACCACTGGGGCGGACGTCGCCTGCATGCCCACCGCCAGACCGGCAATGATGTTGGTCGCGTGACCCGTTTCGCTGGCCTTGGCGATATCCTTCACCGGCGCGTAGTCCTTGGACGTGTAATAGTCGGTGATGAACACCAAGGCTAATGTCACCGCCAGCCCAATCAACGCCGCCAGGTAATAATTCATCCCGCTCACGCCGCCGACCCCGTCCATGATCTTCGAGGTAATCGGGAAAAATGCCACGGCGGCAATGCCACCGGCCACGAACAATCCTTTGTACAGGGCCGGCATGATTTCGCCGCCCGGGCCCACCTTTACAAATAAGATACCGATGATCGTCGCGAAGATCGTCACACCACCCAATGCGAGTGGGTACAGAATCGGCGCACTGACCCCCTTGAACATCGTGAAGGCCAGCACCATCGCGGCCACGGTCGTCACCGCATAGGTTTCGAAAAGGTCCGCCGCCATACCGGCACAATCGCCAACGTTGTCGCCCACATTGTCTGCGATGACCGCCGGATTGCGAGGGTCGTCTTCAGGAATACCCGCCTCCACCTTGCCGACCAGATCCGCGCCCACATCGGCCGCCTTGGTGTAGATGCCGCCACCGACACGCGCAAACACGGAAATTAAACTGCCGCCAAAACCGAGGCTGAGGAGCGCATGAATAGCTTTCTCTTGTCCGGCTATCTGGGAAGCCAGCGTGTAGAACCCGGTGATGGCTAAAAGGCCCAGCCCGATCAACAACAGGCCCGTCACCGCGCCGCCGCGGAATGCCACGGTTAACGCGGCATTCATCCCGTTGTGCGCCGCTTGGGCCGTCCGCACATTCGCCCGAACCGCAATGATCATGCCTACATACCCAGCGAGCGCCGAGGCCCCGGCGCCGATCAAGAATCCGATCGCCGTCAACATGCCGAACTTATCCGACACAGCGCCAGCGCCCCAGAGCACTACAAACAACACGGCCGCCACCAGCCCGACCGTCTTATACTGCCGATTCATATACGCGCCGGCGCCCTCCTGAATCGCTTTTGCAATTTCCTGCATCTTCGCATTCCCGGCATCGAGCTTGAACACCCACATGGCAAGATACAACCCATAGGCAATACCGGCCACCGCCGCACTCAGAGCAAAGGTCACAATCGCTGAGTCGCTCACAGTATTCTCCTCCTGTGTACAGAATGGTGAAACTGAGAATCCAGCTCAAATGTCTAGGTGAAGACCCCGTCGCGCACATGAACCAGTCACGGACAACGGTCGACGAATGTTACAGAGGCTCCGTGGATGACCCCATCGCGAGCGATACCGCAGCAGGAAGAAGCGCTGCAGGCCCGACAACAGACACGGCTACGAACGGCCGAAAAGTGGCGCCATTCTATAGCGAGGTCGGAATCGGATCAAGACGAAAGATCGGTGCCGTCACGGGTTGGAGGTGTACACCATCGGCCAACGCGCCGACGGTGGCTGTTTGCGGAAGGATGGCGACTTTGTTATAGTGCGCGCGAATTGAGGAGTGCGTGATGGGATTTGCGCCGGAATATATCTTGGTCGATCAGCAGAAATTCAGCAAAGCCAAGCTGTCGCTGGACAATCATGTGTACAAGAACTGTGAAATCGATGATTGCGATGTGTACTACAGCGGCGGACAGTACGAATTGATCGACACGCACATCACCAACTCACGACTCATCCTCAATCACCCCGCCAAAGGCATCTACAGCGCCATTCAGATCTTTAAGATGAAGTCCCCCGGTTCCAGCATCGTCTCCGAGTGATCCACATCTCGTAACACGTCGTGTCTCAGTTGTGACCGTCGGAAATTCTGCACGGACAGGAGACGCACCCCGAAGAACGGGGCGCTACCTGGAGACAGGAACGTTCTCGCTGAACTTCGCGATGGGGATGGATTGAAACACCGGATCCTGTGCGCCTTTAGAGGATTCCGCTTCAATGCGCTGCAGAAAGGGAGCCGGCCCGGTCACGGGAGCGTAACTGAGAATGGCCTCGACGTCGAACGTCTTGGTGTCCTTTGGCGTCGCAAAGGTAAACGTTTCCAGTCGCCTTTCTTCCGGCTTGAGCACCGTTTCTTCCAGCACTTTCACGGCCTCAAAGTCGAACACCGTCTTCTGCCCCTTGGCGTCGGCGTATGTACGGCCGTACAGGCGTTTGTCGCTGAACACCGTTTTCAGGTTCTTGCCCTTGATCTCTAACTCCAGCACGACGCCGGCCCACCCTGGGTGAGTGGTCGGCAAATTGTGCGGGACCAGGCTCTGCACAGCCACGGTCACGGTGGTCTTGTCCCCTTCAACTTTGGTCAAGACTTCCAGCTTGGCCGCTTCTTGCCTCAGTTGGCCGATGCGGCCAGGGAACGTGTGGTTCGCCACTTTGCGTTTCGCCTCTCCGTTGGCTGATTCGCCGACCTGTTCCGGCATGTGACAGGTCTGGCACTCCTTTCCCGATTTCACGGCTTTGCTCTGGTCCCAATTCCCCAGCAGGTCGTTGCTCTTACCGAGATCCACCGCAGCGGGGACAACCTGGTGGCAATTGAGGCACAGATCCGACTTGTGGAATAAGCCTATTTCCATCGATTGATGCGCCAGGTTCTGCGCAAAGTCTTTGTACGGCCCGTACATCGTCTTGCTGCCGAGATCGTACTTCGGCTCAGGCGGCTGTTTTGTCCGATCGACTTGCTTGATGAGGTGACATTGCACACACGCAACACCATCGAGTGACGGCTCACCGGATTGGGCCTGAGTCACGAACAGTTGCGCATGGTCGGCAAATTCACGAATATGCGGGGCGTGGCAGCGGAAACAGAGGGCCTTATCTTTCCCTGCAGAGGCAGTCAGATAGGCATCGAGGGCGGCTCGAAACGTCGGCGTATGAATCGAGCGCGAGAGCGGCGACGTCTCCCACTCTTCGAACACCCGCTCATGACAACGCTTGCACTTGCTCGAACTGGGAAACGATTTTTCGATCGTCGCTTGGGCCTTGGCGTCCTGGGCTAACCCCTGTTGCACGCCGTAACTGACCATGGCCACCATCAGCAGCACCAGACCGATTACAATTCCCTGCAAAAGCCCGCGTCGATTCTTCACCGTCGGCATCTCCTCCGCACAGGGCATACTCCTCACTGCCTGCGATGCACGGCACACTGCAAGGAAGCTTAGAGCGATTTGGCCCGATAGGTCAGCATCCGAGGCTGAATGTATTCCTCAATCACCTTTTTCGCGGTCGCCCGCTCCTGATCATTGGCCAGGGTCGCCAGATACTTGGCTTTGAGCTCCGCGTCCGGCTCCGGGATCAAGGCGTAACTGAGCACCACCTCAATCGTTGCCGGCGTCCCACCCTCCTTCACGGCCTGGGAGAACGGAACACGGCGTGTGTTGCCGCCCTTGATGAACGGGTCCGGAATCGGGCCGCGCAAAATCTTGTCGTAGGGAAGGCCGAATTGTTTCGTGTCCTCACCCAACACATTCCCTTGCGCATCCTTGATCGTGATCGAGAGGAAGAACTGCTTGAGCACCGGATCACCGTCGGGAAAACTATGCGGCAAGCTGCCGACCTTCACCAGCACAGTACCTTCCACTGCCGCTCCGGACTTCGTGGCGTCCACATCGATACGCGGCATCCACTCTGCCTGCAGATTGCGGTTCTTCAGCAACGTCCCCGGAATGACCACCCCGCGGAACCAATGGCGGCCGATTGCGCGAGTCATCGCACCGCGCTTCGACGTGGAACTCCCCGTGGACGGCTCCATATGGCAATCCTGACAGATGGTCCCTTGGAGGATCTCACCGGGCAAATCCTTCTGTGTGACATCCTTCACTTTGTCGAAATGACAGGAGGTGCAGAAATTCGCGCCACGAAACAGGGGCAACTGCGTGGCCGGATGCACCAGATTCTCTTCCGGATCAGCATAGGGCCCAAACAGCATGTCGCCCGGCTGCACCTTGTAGGTCGGAGGAGGCTGCGGCGTCGTTTCGACCGCGTTAATCAGGTGACAGGACGCACACCCAATCCCCTCGACCTGCGGCTTGCCGGACAGGATTTGCGCGCTGATCTTCTCGACATGCTGCGGGAAGACCGTCACGGCCGGCGCATGACAGGACAAGCAGCGCTGCCGTTCCTGCATCGTCGGGTTCGTCTGCATCCACATCCCCAGTACCGTCCGGAACACCGGCGATTCGAATGACGTGCCATGCAGCAAGGCCGCGTCCACACGCCCGAACGATTTCAGGTCCGGGGTCTGCTCGCGCATCCCCTTCCACTCTTCGTAGTGACGATCATGGCACTGCTTACAGTCTTCCGATCGGATGAAGATCTTTTCGATCTCAGCCACCCAATCAGCCGGCGCCTGTCCATCAGACTTCTGCGCGATCGCCCGTTCGTGGAAGGTGACGTTCAGCAGGGCCAGGACCAGCAGCAACCCACCCATCACCCATGTTTGAATCGATCGTCCCTTGTCGTTCACGCTGCACTCGTACCCGGTTCTGATTTAGTCCCGCTTGCATCCGACGAAATGAAAGTTCACACCCCAGCCCACCGGATCACCCGGATCTGCCGGTTCATAGGTCCCGACGGTAAAGTTACACTCTTTCATGGCCGCCTTAACGGCCTTCCCGAAATCGATCAGGTTGCGGACTTCCTTCTTGTCAATCTCCTTGATGACCGACCGCACCTTGATCCCCGCATAGTCTGCCCTGGAATTGCCGATCACTTCGAACACGGCCACACCTTCAGGCCGTTGCAACTTGAGTTCCTTCTGCACCTCTTCATCGACTTCGCCGACGGCAATCCCAAACTCTTCCCCGAGTTGAATGGCTTCCTCGACCGTCATCTCGCCGTTCGCACCGGGACCTGCCTCGGCCTGGCTGCCCCAGCCCATTGCGGAAAGCAGGACCCCACACACACAAAGAGCCCTTCCGAGAGAAAGGGCTCTGTTCAGGATCGCGCGATTCTTCTGGGACATTCCCTCCAACGGTCTCGCCTCCACATCCTGCCGACTGTATCATCCTACCAGGAAGAATTACGTCTTTGTGATCGGATCGAGCGCGAGTTGAAACCAAGGGGCAATGGCTTTCTGTCCGTTGCGCTCTTTGTTCTCCCCGTTCCACACCGCAAAAGACACAGCCTGGATACGCCCCGGAATCAGCTTGGCTTCATTCTCCTGCTCTTCACTCGACAAGGGCCGACGCATCACGACCCGCCACGTGCCGTCTTTCCAGGTGGCTTTTCCCTGGACGCGTCCCTGCTTCTCCTTGGTGGTCAGGGTGCTGAAGCCGCCGCCGATCAAATCTTCCACCGAAGACGCCCGCCGCGGAATCACCTCAAAGCGCCTGGGTTCACCGCTTCCGGTCTTGTCTTTTTCGGTGGTTCTGGACGCACGCCGGTCGATGTCGCTCTGCCAATCGGCCTTCCAATGCCAGATATTGATGTAATGATCCAGCTGGCCCATACAGAAAAATGCCGGCGCATCGCCAAGCGGTAATCCCAACGCCACGCCGTCACGGAAGGTACCCGGCGTCAAACGATCGTTTTTCGTATTGTCCTGCCATTCCAATAAGAAGGCGATGTCGGTTCCGTTATGCACGGCGCGCACGGACAACGCGTGGGCCGTCGGCTCCGGCCACACCGGACGGGTAATCACCTGCCCGCTTAAGGGCAACGTCATAGGCGCAATTTTCTGCCACAGAGGATCTTCAGGAGCGACCGGGATGTCTCCTGTAATCGCCTGTGCACGGATAATCATGCCTTCTGAGCTGACGATGGGGATACCGAGACCACCCAGAACGAGGGCGAGAACAAACAGGCAGGAGAGAAGTGTCACTAACCGAGTGCGGGATGTGTGAACCGATATCATTCGCCTCATGTCCCGACGCAATCCGCTAACCGTGAAAACCCCCGCACCCAGTGCGCGCGCGGGACGCTGAATCCGCCACTCCAATTACCACAGTTTGGCGCGACGAATCTTATTTTCACCCCGCTCACAGATGTACAGATATCCCTGCGTATCAAGCGTCAGCCCCACCGGAGAATTCACCACCGCCTCGATGGCGAGCAGACCATCGCCGTGCTTCAGCGCACCGGCGGCATCTTTGGCAACAAACCGCGCGGCACCGCAGCCGCCCATGTTCTTATCATCGTACC from Nitrospira sp. encodes:
- a CDS encoding cyclic nucleotide-binding domain-containing protein, with product MSLGILVGAATAMFAIVAAILLGLISLFARRGQSAPRLPFYAGGVAWLFVTASLVAHSEWLHHIPHLVQAGLDVAAWLGSSFFLFTVLDVLIIGEWLIERGQRYIPDIVRQMLIGAEVVAAGVMILWLVMGINLVALVALPTVAAAMVGVALKDTVTRFFAGIELGKIVKVGDWITVLDREGIVTHIGMEHVTLLTRERDCVTLANDLVIQGGVTNFTRPTTTHFCNVYVDAAYRTPPEQVCATLLETAAAVDGVLPDPKATALVVAFNESAIQYRIKFPIGDFAQRDVIESTLRTYIWHAFARKGIEIPFPQRVVRQTADTEALANSHTVERIVAQLAVVDFLGTLDTKQLGMLAQEARWESYLPGERVVRQGEPGEVLYVIVSGKATVRLEEGGLSSTVTTLEAGKFFGEMSLLTGEPRSATVLAATELLVIAVGKQALLQVVQEDRRLIERIGEVVARRQAATAAAKAQLSRDAAALSAVTHTRSLIERIQNFFWGARKAQ
- a CDS encoding bifunctional (p)ppGpp synthetase/guanosine-3',5'-bis(diphosphate) 3'-pyrophosphohydrolase, giving the protein MPHETVTELDQLLDRVKSYNIEADLDLVRRAYDFSAKAHEGQMRRSGEPYFRHPLAVAGLLTHLKTDVTAIVAGLLHDTLEDTLATPLELEQRFGKDVVHLVDGVTKIGKITFRNYEEKQAENFRKMLLSMADDIRVVLIKLADRLHNMRTLEYLSEGKRQQIAQETLEIYAPLANRLGIGWIKNELEDLCLKHLKPDVYELLRVRVAKRDEDRQQYIVEVIDLVKKAMAEAGLQGEVSGRPKHLYGIYQKMEKQSISFEEVYDLAALRIITDIKMNCYALLGVIHSLWRPLPGRFKDYIAIPKSNLYQSLHTTVVGPKGEHVEFQIRTEEMHRVSEQGIAAHWKYKEHGRIDEKDGKVFSWLRQFVEWNQDLPDNRQFMDSVKLDLFHDVVYVFTPQGMVKELPKGSTPVDFAYSVHTEIGDHCVGAKVNGKIVPLKHMMESGDMVEILTAANQTPHRDWLKFVRTSRAKTKIKHWIKAEEQTRSIEIGKRLLEAEFRRHGLAPAQMMRSEQLLVVAKQVGYETPEELAAAVGFGHLPTSQVMSKIDLPVAAGGPAVALETPAPPKPPIGRTGDVGVQVKGARDLLMQLSRCCNPVPGDRILGYITRGRGLTIHTVDCPNLEALDYDKNRLVEVEWDHSTPSTHSVKVSVIAVDKTGVLAHVSTAISECHANISRAEITTREDRKAMLDFIIEVMDTAHLARVLKAIERVEGIITVRRVRSWQERS
- the recJ gene encoding single-stranded-DNA-specific exonuclease RecJ, which codes for MQEKLWVFRAFDSALQNTLARQLSISPVTASVLLARGVTTPGEATRWMSSVQGGLHDPFLLPDIEPAVERLHAALSREEQVCFYGDYDVDGVSATSLYLSFYQGLGGNACGYIPHRVREGYGLNEGAVRRLAQKGVTLLVTSDCGTTSHHEIAVAKELGMDVIVTDHHQTDATMPAALAVLNPHRRDAVYPFKGLCSAGLAYKVVSAYQQRYGSGDVDPESCLDLVALATVADIVPLQDENRILVREGLRQITRGARCGLRALKQVAGIAKDCTSETIGFRLGPRLNAAGRLDHAMLCVQLLTTNSDQEAMRIAEQLEQLNRQRQQVEEGITEEAAASLKDEASAAAIVLGSRDWHLGVVGIVAARLVDRFHRPSIVIAIDDQGVGKGSARTVEGFDLYQGLSECKDLLEAYGGHPSAAGLTLKASRLEEFRRRFCDVAAQWAGSTRRVPTLHVDAEVKLTDVNFDLIQELESLHPFGAGNPEPTLAVRGLDVVDARVVGEKHLKLRVRQGRSFIFDSIGFRMGSYEELGLRSGRPVDLAFSPERNHWNGYDRVQLRIKALRMSGEVS
- a CDS encoding ubiquitin-like protein Pup; amino-acid sequence: MEKQERRPESRKESHQKEEVKPNPKVVESGKKMKEDIDKLVDEIDDVLEKNAEEFVKNYVQKGGE
- a CDS encoding sodium-translocating pyrophosphatase, whose protein sequence is MSDSAIVTFALSAAVAGIAYGLYLAMWVFKLDAGNAKMQEIAKAIQEGAGAYMNRQYKTVGLVAAVLFVVLWGAGAVSDKFGMLTAIGFLIGAGASALAGYVGMIIAVRANVRTAQAAHNGMNAALTVAFRGGAVTGLLLIGLGLLAITGFYTLASQIAGQEKAIHALLSLGFGGSLISVFARVGGGIYTKAADVGADLVGKVEAGIPEDDPRNPAVIADNVGDNVGDCAGMAADLFETYAVTTVAAMVLAFTMFKGVSAPILYPLALGGVTIFATIIGILFVKVGPGGEIMPALYKGLFVAGGIAAVAFFPITSKIMDGVGGVSGMNYYLAALIGLAVTLALVFITDYYTSKDYAPVKDIAKASETGHATNIIAGLAVGMQATSAPVVVIGAAILGSYWICGGADSGGLYGVAVAAVSMLSMAGIVVAIDAFGPITDNAGGIAEMAHLGKEVRDITDPLDAVGNTTKAVTKGYAIGSAALAAVVLFAEFAREVAKGTQASTFDLSNPLVLVGLFLGGMLPFIFGALCMKAVGQAAGLVVEEVRRQFRTIKGIMEGTGKPEYGTCVDIVTQAAIQKMMIPGLIPVVAPILVGVILGPQALGGVLVGSIVTGLFVAISMTSGGGAWDNAKKYIEEQGLKGTDTHKAAVTGDTVGDPYKDTAGPAINPMIKVINIVALLIVSLIVK